The sequence TCCTGGCAATTTGATTTCGTTGCTGATAAATTGCAATAAAATCAGCAATTTAGTCTGGAAATCTGTTCTCAAATATAGCCTGAGTAACAATATAACTACATTGGATAAATTTATCCACGTCCTGCAACAGACCTTCGACCATGTGTACGAGCAGGAGATACTACCCATGATGACGAATACAGATGATACAGATGGCGCTCACAACGTTGACATAACAAATCCAGCAGAGTGGTTTCCGGAGGCAAGAAAGATTAGAAGACATATAATCATGCACATTGGGCCCACGAATTCAGGCAAAACTTATAGAGCGTTacagaaattgaaatcCGTGGACCGTGGGTACTACGCAGGGCCGTTAAGACTGCTAGCAAGGGAAGTGTACGATAGATTTCATGCAGAAAAGATAAGATGCAATTTACTGACTGGAGAGGAAGTTATTCGTGATTTGGATGATAGAGGAAATTCAGCAGGGCTGACATCAGGCACAGTAGAAATGGTGCCAataaatcaaaaatttgacgttgttgttcttgatgaaattcaaaTGATGTCTGATGGGGATCGTGGCTGGGCTTGGACGAACGCGCTTTTAGGTGTCGTTTCCAAGGAGGTCCATCTTTGTGGTGAAAAGAGTGTTCTACCTTTGGTTAAGAGCATTGTTAAAATGACTGGCGATAAATTAACGATTAATGAATATGAGAGGTTAGGAAAGTTAagtgttgaagaaaaacctATCAAAGATGGCATCAAAGGTTTGCGCAAAGGAGATTGCGTCGTTGcgttttcaaagaagaaaatattggaTCTCAAGCTAAAGATAGAGAAAGACACCAATTTGAAAGTTGCTGTAATTTATGGCTCTTTGCCGCCTGAAACACGTGTTCAACAAGCCGCCCTATTCAACAATGGAGAGTATGACATAATGGTAGCATCAGACGCTATTGGTATGGGTTTAAACCTGTCTATTGACAGAGTTGTATTCACGACAAATATGAAATATAATGGTGAAGAACTAATGGAAATGACTTCTTCTCAAATCAAACAAATAGGTGGTCGTGCGGGAAGGTTCAAATCTAGATCTGCCTCCGGGGGTGTTCCTCAGGGTTTTATCACCAGTTTCGAatcaaaagttttgaaaagtgtAAGAAAAGCTATTGAAGCACCTGTGGAGTATTTAAAAACTGCGGTTACATGGCCTACAGATGAAATATGTGCTCAACTAATGACACAATTCCCACCAGGAACGCCGACCAGTGTCCTGCTGCAGACTATTTCAGATGAGCTAGAGAAAAGTTCTGACAACCTGTTCACGTTATCTGATTTAAAGAGCAAACTGAAAGTTATTGGCTTATTCGAGCACATGGAAGATATCCCATTTTTCGACAAGCTGAAACTAAGCAATGCGCCCGTGAAGGACATGCCTATGGTCACAAAGGCGTTCACCAAATTTTGCGAAACAATAGCAAAAAGGCATACAAGAGGCCTACTGTCATACCGATTACCTTTTAACCTACTGGACTACAATTGCATACCGAATGAGAGTTATTCATTAGAGGTTTATGAGTCATTGTACAACATCATTACTCTATACTTCTGGCTCAGCAACAGGTACCCAAACTACTTCATTGACATGGAATCTGCTAAAGATTTGAAGTATTTCTGTGAGATGATTATTTTCGAGAAACTTGATCGattaaagaagaatccTTACGCACATAAGCCCTTTGGTTCTACAAGAGGTCACCTCTCATCTTCGAGAAGAAGATTGCGTACATAATCTACGATATATCCTGTAAATAGAAACAGCTACACTGCTTGAAAGCCTTAACATGATACATTTCTGGTATGATGCCATTGTTGTGCCCTGCCGGGTTTATCGTTTCCTAACAGGCACGTCACTTATAACGAGGTGCCTGTCGTTTACCGCCCAAGCCGGTTTTTTCGCTGGAGAGTACGGTACTACTAGCCCACCACACGTTCGTGGCCAGGTTGATAGGCCACCGTTGAGCAAAGGGCagtaaaatatataaaagagGAACAAGCGCTTCCATTAAGAGCACTGCTAAGCCTACTCGTTTTCTAGTTCTCTGAAAAAAGGTAGCCTAAAACAAGCGCCATatcatatatatttatacaGATTAGACGTACTCAAAATGTCTCAGAACGTTTACATTGTATCGACTGCCAGAACCCCAATTGGTTCATTCCAGGGTTCTCTATCCTCCAAGACAGCAGTGGAATTGGGTGCTGTTGCTTTAAAAGGCGCCTTGGCTAAGGTTCCAGAATTGGATGCATCCAAGGATTTTGACGAAATTATTTTTGGTAACGTTCTTTCTGCCAATTTGGGCCAAGCTCCGGCCAGACAAGTTGCTTTGGCTGCCGGTTTGAGTAATCATATCGTTGCAAGCACAGTTAACAAGGTCTGTGCATCCGCTATGAAGGCAATCATTTTGGGTGCTCAATCCATCAAATGTGGTAATGCTGATGTTGTCGTAGCTGGTGGTTGTGAATCTATGACTAACGCACCATACTACATGCCAGCAGCCCGTGCGGGTGCCAAATTTGGCCAAACTGTTCTTGTTGATGGTGTCGAAAGAGATGGGTTGAACGATGCGTACGATGGTCTAGCCATGGGTGTACACGCAGAAAAGTGTGCCCGTGATTGGGATATTACTAGAGAACAACAAGACAATTTTGCCATCGAATCCTACCAAAAATCTCAAAAATCTCAAAAGGAAGGTAAATTCGACAATGAAATTGTACCTGTTACCATTAAGGGATTTAGAGGTAAGCCTGATACTCAAGTCACGAAGGACGAGGAACCTGCTAGATTACacgttgaaaaattgagaTCTGCAAGGActgttttccaaaaagaaaacggtACTGTTACTGCCGCTAACGCTTCTCCAATCAACGATGGTGCTGCAGCCGTCATCTTGGTTTCCgaaaaagttttgaaggaaaagaatttgaagcCTTTGGCTATTATCAAAGGTTGGGGTGAGGCCGCTCATCAACCAGCTGATTTTACATGGGCTCCATCTCTTGCAGTTCCAAAGGCTTTGAAACATGCTGGCATCGAAGACATCAATTCTGTTGATTACTTTGAATTCAATGAAGCCTTTTCGGTTGTCGGTTTGGTGAACACTAAGATTTTGAAGCTAGACCCATCTAAGGTTAATGTATATGGTGGTGCTGTTGCTCTAGGTCACCCATTGGGTTGTTCTGGTGCTAGAGTGGTTGTTACACTGCTATCCATCTTACAGCAAGAAGGAGGTAAGATCGGTGTTGCCGCCATTTGTAatggtggtggtggtgcTTCCTCTATTGTCATTGAAAAGATATGATTACGTTCTGCGATTTTCTCATGATCTTTTTCATAAAAtacataaatatataaatggCTTTATGTATAACAGGCATAATTTAAAGTTTTATTTGCGATTCATCGTTTTTCAGGTACTCAAACGCTGAGGTGTGCCTTTTGACTTACTTTTCCGCCTTGGCAAGCTGGCCGGGTGATACTTGCACAAGTTCCACTAATTACTGACATTTGTGGTATTAACTCGTTTGACTGCTCTACAATTGTAGGATGTTAATCAATGTCTTGGCTGCCTTCATTCTCTTCAGGCTCTATTAATTTTAACCGTTATAAGTTCCTTTTCTCCCTTGGAAGCAAACATCAACTGCCTTAAAATCTGGTGGCGAGGAAAGAGGAAATGGCATGTACTAATGATGGTCCTAATAAATATCCCGAAATTGTGAGTGTTAAGCACCTGTTCCAACATTCGGGATCCAAGCATGAATTTAGTGCTGGTAAAcgattttcaaaatccattggtaaaatattcaaaCGAAACTCTGCTTTGAAAACTTCTAGAACTGAAACGGCAAATCATAAAAtggaattgaaaaaaagagaggGTGTTACCTTATTGCCACCTGTCCCAGAATCATTATTACATAAACTCAATTCTTGGTTggaaactttttcttccaccAAGAACATGAAAAtcgaagaaaacaaaattgttattaatgaaaaagagaTTCGGGATTCAGTCTCTTACTACCCTGATAAGAATGGAGGAAGTGCTGTATTTTGTTACTTGCCCGACCTTGTGCTATATTATAAGCCGCCTATAAAAGTCACAGGCAAGCAATGTCCAATAAAGAGAAGTCCTTGGGAATCGATGGAAATCCAATATCAAAAGTTTATGTACCCCTTAGAAAGGTTGGAAAGACAGTTTGAGGAAGTTCCATTTAGGCCCTGGTATTTTGCAATGCGATTAAAGGAACTTTACAGATGCTGTGAAAGGTCTTTTACTAACGCGGCAAATAGAGGAAAGGCAAGGTTATTGCGGGGGAAGCAAAGGACGAAAAAATCGTATCATAAGACTGTCAACCTGGTATCAGCGAAGATTTCCACCCATTCAAATGCGCCGTCGCCGGGCtgagaaacaaaaaaagtgacTAAGTTCTGTCATTCTATCATTATTGTAATTAGTTATGTAGGACATATATATCCATAGTGATCTCCTTTTGATCAAAGAAGACACTGAAAAGTCGTAAGTTCGTAAAAAAAGTATGAAAATCGTTCCAGCCATTGCTTATAGCCATCCTAGTAGGAtactagaaaaaaaacaaacctcaaagataaaaagaaaaggtgAAGCTATTACCGAATTAGAACATAAGATAATACAGTGAGTATAAAGGTGAGACCTGCTCAATAATCTGGTAACCATTTCTCGTTTGGACCGTCTGTTAAAgtagaaaaattcatttgtAAGCATAATAGCCTATTTCTTAATGTATCTTGTTGGAATTTGCAATCTTTGGAAGCACTAACGTCATCGATATCAGATTGGTAAGGTGTACTGTCCATTGAGGAAGTTAAAAAGGTACTATTATTGTGGTTGTTAGTGTATTCATACTTTTCCATACTTCCGTCACTATTATACGTTGATGGAATATCACTCTCCGGTTCAgcatcttcctcttcttgcTGCTGTTGTGCTTGTTCCTGGTTTTGtatttgttcttgtttttgttcctgttcttgttcttggacttgctgttgttgttgttgctgttgttgttgttgttcttgGTCTGCAGAAAAATGTGATAAATCGCTCAAAAATAGGTTTTCATTCCTTATAATATGCGTCATGTAAACTTCGCTCGATAGGATTGGAACTTGAGACAAGGGCCCTTCCCTGGTGAAAGAAGTAAGAGAGGAAACTTCGGACATCAAAGTTTTCATGTCTATTCTTGTGTATGGATTTAGTTGTAGAATTTTCGTCAACACTGTGAACAGCTCATCTGATATAGGAAGGATTTTCTTCAGGACATTATTATCGTTAGCAAAATGTTGAAATGTGTTATCCTCCTTCTGGTGAGCTTTTAACCATGGGTTTCTTATGCAAGTTAAATTAATTAGGATGATGCCTAGAGACCATATATCTCCTGTATCCGTAGGGAGGCTCGAACAGCATTCGTCGACGTGTATGCCGTTGGTGGTGGTATTCAAACAAtacaatattctttctgGAGCCATATAATATGAACTGCCAACGCACACATTTGGAGCTAGATATTTAGATTTAGTGGAAAGCCCGAAATCGCAAAGATAAGCGTTGTCATTGCGATCCAGTAGGACATTTTCAGGTTTGATATCACAATGATATATACCGAGACGATGACAGTGATCTAATGCGGAGCAAAGCTGCAGAAAAACTTTCTTAATCAAAATACCATGATTTACAAAATGCTTATCGTCAACTATCGAGGTGAAAAGGTCCCTGTCGTAATAATCCATCACTATAAAAGTGGCAATAGAAGATTCTAAAACTTGGTGAATCTTCACGATATTGCCGTGAGACTGCACTCTTAGTTGGAAGGCAATCTCCCTGTAGTGTGGTAGCCTATTTAGTTCATTCTCAGTCAACTGTAATATCGAGTCTAGATCAACGGAAGGTaagaacaattttttttggaaacttttgaaaaaatgatacAGTTGCGTTTGCAGAAGAGTGGTTCGCGCCACTTGAGAGTTGTTGTTCAAACCGTTCTTATTATAAAACTCATCCATCGAGGAGGATTTGAAGACCGTTTTCACTGCATATTCACGGCTCGTCAGTATATCCACCACATGGAACACTAGTCCATACGCACCCGACCCTATTTGAGCCGTTATTCTGAAATTGTTCAGCAAGCAGTCTGACAGCATTTGTACACAAAATTTCTTGTCTGTGTTCTtatttgatgttttcttttaaagaGTTTTGTTTCCGCTAGGGCGATTTAAGTCAATAAGTAAATTTAACAATTTACtaaatatattttgtataatatataagaatATACGCCTTAAGAATGTCCTCTCATGCGAAAAAGGTAGCAAGAGcataaaaaggaaaaagaaaacgctATAGTCATTTGTAGGCTCTTGtctttcttcgtcttcgtcCCGTGAGTGCGGACTCAGAAAACACCGCAATGATGTGGGTCCGGAATATCTATTGCACAGTTTTAGTAGGGTCACCGATATCGTTAAGGTTTGTGGTAGGAACAGAAGGTACTGCCGGCCCTGTATACTGCCCTTTTGTTCCgaccatttcttttttgcatttgtCCCAAGATTCTCTCTCCCCACAAAATCTGCTCAAGTATCTGTCCAACGCGCTTTCTTCGGCTGATAGATAAGTTCCGATTTCGTGggaagcaaaaaaaaaaaaaaaaagaaaaaaagagtcTGTCCGAGAAATGTCCCGGAAAACGTGGGTGTGCGGTGAGGAGATTGTACTTCCATCCCACATTCCTCGTGTTTGATTGGCTGCAAGCCACTTGATGCctagaaaagaaacaccGCGTGGTGCATCTATGTCCATATCACGCGCGCTAAAACAGCATGTAGAGAGCGCGAGGGCGGCGTACTGCACCATTCTAATAGGAAATCCGGGATGAATGCCCTCTCCGGAAATACCTCCACTAAGCCTCAATGGAAAGTTGTTCCGCTCACGCGAA is a genomic window of Saccharomyces cerevisiae S288C chromosome XVI, complete sequence containing:
- the SKS1 gene encoding putative serine/threonine protein kinase SKS1 (Putative serine/threonine protein kinase; involved in the adaptation to low concentrations of glucose independent of the SNF3 regulated pathway; SKS1 has a paralog, VHS1, that arose from the whole genome duplication), which translates into the protein MLSDCLLNNFRITAQIGSGAYGLVFHVVDILTSREYAVKTVFKSSSMDEFYNKNGLNNNSQVARTTLLQTQLYHFFKSFQKKLFLPSVDLDSILQLTENELNRLPHYREIAFQLRVQSHGNIVKIHQVLESSIATFIVMDYYDRDLFTSIVDDKHFVNHGILIKKVFLQLCSALDHCHRLGIYHCDIKPENVLLDRNDNAYLCDFGLSTKSKYLAPNVCVGSSYYMAPERILYCLNTTTNGIHVDECCSSLPTDTGDIWSLGIILINLTCIRNPWLKAHQKEDNTFQHFANDNNVLKKILPISDELFTVLTKILQLNPYTRIDMKTLMSEVSSLTSFTREGPLSQVPILSSEVYMTHIIRNENLFLSDLSHFSADQEQQQQQQQQQQQVQEQEQEQKQEQIQNQEQAQQQQEEEDAEPESDIPSTYNSDGSMEKYEYTNNHNNSTFLTSSMDSTPYQSDIDDVSASKDCKFQQDTLRNRLLCLQMNFSTLTDGPNEKWLPDY
- the ERG10 gene encoding acetyl-CoA C-acetyltransferase (Acetyl-CoA C-acetyltransferase (acetoacetyl-CoA thiolase); cytosolic enzyme that transfers an acetyl group from one acetyl-CoA molecule to another, forming acetoacetyl-CoA; involved in the first step in mevalonate biosynthesis; human ACAT1 functionally complements the growth defect caused by repression of ERG10 expression), with the translated sequence MSQNVYIVSTARTPIGSFQGSLSSKTAVELGAVALKGALAKVPELDASKDFDEIIFGNVLSANLGQAPARQVALAAGLSNHIVASTVNKVCASAMKAIILGAQSIKCGNADVVVAGGCESMTNAPYYMPAARAGAKFGQTVLVDGVERDGLNDAYDGLAMGVHAEKCARDWDITREQQDNFAIESYQKSQKSQKEGKFDNEIVPVTIKGFRGKPDTQVTKDEEPARLHVEKLRSARTVFQKENGTVTAANASPINDGAAAVILVSEKVLKEKNLKPLAIIKGWGEAAHQPADFTWAPSLAVPKALKHAGIEDINSVDYFEFNEAFSVVGLVNTKILKLDPSKVNVYGGAVALGHPLGCSGARVVVTLLSILQQEGGKIGVAAICNGGGGASSIVIEKI
- the SUV3 gene encoding ATP-dependent RNA helicase SUV3 (ATP-dependent RNA helicase; component of the mitochondrial degradosome along with the RNase Dss1p; the degradosome associates with the ribosome and mediates RNA turnover; also required during splicing of the COX1 AI5_beta intron; expression of a processed form of human homolog SUPV3L1 carrying an N-terminal deletion of 46 amino acids rescues yeast suv3 null mutant), with amino-acid sequence MALVKYSTVFFPLRSLRLFVSIKKAYYHSEPHSIDLFHDKDWIVKRPKFLNLPKNEHSKLDIFQFNFNKSESNNVYLQDSSFKDNLDKAMQFIYNDKLSSLDAKQVPIKNLAWLKLRDYIYQQLKDPKLQAKTYVPSVSEIIHPSSPGNLISLLINCNKISNLVWKSVLKYSLSNNITTLDKFIHVLQQTFDHVYEQEILPMMTNTDDTDGAHNVDITNPAEWFPEARKIRRHIIMHIGPTNSGKTYRALQKLKSVDRGYYAGPLRLLAREVYDRFHAEKIRCNLLTGEEVIRDLDDRGNSAGLTSGTVEMVPINQKFDVVVLDEIQMMSDGDRGWAWTNALLGVVSKEVHLCGEKSVLPLVKSIVKMTGDKLTINEYERLGKLSVEEKPIKDGIKGLRKGDCVVAFSKKKILDLKLKIEKDTNLKVAVIYGSLPPETRVQQAALFNNGEYDIMVASDAIGMGLNLSIDRVVFTTNMKYNGEELMEMTSSQIKQIGGRAGRFKSRSASGGVPQGFITSFESKVLKSVRKAIEAPVEYLKTAVTWPTDEICAQLMTQFPPGTPTSVLLQTISDELEKSSDNLFTLSDLKSKLKVIGLFEHMEDIPFFDKLKLSNAPVKDMPMVTKAFTKFCETIAKRHTRGLLSYRLPFNLLDYNCIPNESYSLEVYESLYNIITLYFWLSNRYPNYFIDMESAKDLKYFCEMIIFEKLDRLKKNPYAHKPFGSTRGHLSSSRRRLRT
- the SMA1 gene encoding Sma1p (hypothetical protein involved in prospore membrane assembly; involved in the assembly of the prospore membrane during sporulation; interacts with Spo14p) — encoded protein: MACTNDGPNKYPEIVSVKHLFQHSGSKHEFSAGKRFSKSIGKIFKRNSALKTSRTETANHKMELKKREGVTLLPPVPESLLHKLNSWLETFSSTKNMKIEENKIVINEKEIRDSVSYYPDKNGGSAVFCYLPDLVLYYKPPIKVTGKQCPIKRSPWESMEIQYQKFMYPLERLERQFEEVPFRPWYFAMRLKELYRCCERSFTNAANRGKARLLRGKQRTKKSYHKTVNLVSAKISTHSNAPSPG